The genomic DNA GGTCGTAAAATAGGGGTTTCCTGTTCCGGCAGCAAAGATGACGACCCGTTTCTTTTCAAGATGCCTGACAGCACGCCGGCGAATAAAGGGCTCGGCCAACTGCGGGATATCTATCGCCGACATCACGCGTGTATAAACATCCAGCTGTTCCAATGAGTCCTGCAGCACAACGGCATTCATCACAGTCGCGAGCATTCCGATATAATCGGCGGCCGCGCGATCCATGTTTCCTGCCGACTCTGACACGCCGCGAAAGATATTGCCGCCGCCAATGACGATGGCGATCTCCACGCCGAGATCATGGACCGCCTTGACCTCTTTCGCTACAGCGGCAGCGACCTTGGTGTCAATGCCGTTGTTCTGCGAACCCACAAGGGCTTCGCCCGAAAGCTTAAGCAGAATACGTTTGTATGCAGGCTCCATAAGTATGTAGGCAGTAGGCCGTTAGCGGAAGGCAGACAGTTCATGTACTGGTAACTGCCCTCGGCCAACCGCCAAACGATACTAGCCGACCATCGACGCGACTTCGGCGGCGAAATCGTCCGCCTTTTTCTCAATACCTTCGCCCATTTTGAAACGTGAAAAGCGGCGGATCGAGATGTTCTCTTTGATCGAACCGATCTTTTCGGCAACGAGTTCGCCGACCGTCTTCGAAGGATCTTTGACGAACGCCTGATCGACGAGAACGTTGTCCTCATAAAATTTGTTCAGGCGGCCTTCGATGATCTTATTGAGAACATCTTCGGGTTTGCTGGCGTTCTTCGGGTCATTTTTGAGCTGCTCCATCAGGATCTCGCGTTCTTTATCGAGATCGGCTGCCGGAACTTCGTCGCGGTTCGTGTAACGCGGATCGGTCGCCGCGATGTGCATCGCAACGTCCTTGACGAGCTGTTGAAACTCGTCGCCGCGTGAGACGAAATCACTTTCGCAATTGATCTCGACGAGTACGCCGACCTTGCCGCCCATGTGAATGTACGAACCGACCGCACCCTCAGCGGTGACACGACCGGCTTTCTTGCCGGCCTGTGCCATGCCTTTTTTGCGAAGGATGTCCATTGCTGCGTTCTCGTCGCCGTTTGCTTCGACGAGAGCGTTTTTGCAATCGACCATTCCTGCACCTGATTTTTCACGCAGCGATTTAACTGCGCTTGCTGTAACTTCTGCCATAACTACCTCTAAATAATAATGTCTGCTTGTAAAAAAGCGTAGCCATTTCGCTGTGAACGGAAACGAGCTACGCTATCAATGATAAAAATTTACTTAGCTTGCTGTCGCTTCTGTGCTCTCTTCGGTTGTTGCCGCGGCCGTTTCTTCGGCGGCCGGAACTTCTGCCGCAGGTTCTTCGACCAATCCAGATGCCTCAGCAGGAGCTTCAGCAGCGGCTGTTTCGACCGCAGGAGCTTCGGCATCCACAGGTTCGACCGCCGCAGCTTCGACTTCCGTGGTTTCGACAGTTTCCGTCTCGGCGACTACTTCTACTTCGTCGTCCTCGTCAACTTCCTCAGGGATGTCGACCGATTCGATCTCGGCAACGTCATCTTCGCTGAGGAACTGCTTGGGGATCGAGATCGTAGATTCGACGATAGGAGCGTTAGCTTCCTCGCCGCCTTCTTCGGCTTCGATCTCAGCCGTGCGGCCTTCGGTTCCGACCTGACGGCCTTCGATGATGGCGTCGGCGATACGCGAAGCGAACAATCTGATCGCACGCAGAGCGTCGTCGTTGCCCGGAATTACGAGGTCGATGCCCTCGGGTGAGCAATTTGTATCGACGACCGCTACGATCGGGATGTTGAGGCGGTTTGCTTCTTTGATCGCGATATCTTCTTTGCGGACATCAATTACGAACATCATGTCGGGCATTCCGTTCATGTCTTTGATGCCGGCAAGATTCTTCATCAATTTTTCGTGCTCGCGGTCGAGTTGGAGACGCTCTTTTTTGGTGAGCATCTCAAAACGGCCGTCTTCGCGCATCGTTTCGATCTCTTTTAGCTTGTTGATCGATTTTTTGACGGTCTCGTAGTTCGTCAAAAGGCCGCCGAGCCAGCGGTTGTTGATGTAGAACTGCCCGCAGCGTTCGGCTTCCTCTTTGATGGCGTCCTGAGCCTGGCGTTTGGTGCCGACGAACAGGACCTTCTGATTCGGACGTTCGGTGAGCGATTCGGTGACGTGGTTGAGAGCGTCGCGGAAAAGCTTTTGCGTTTTCTGGAGGTCAATAATATAAATGCCGTTGCGTTCGCCAAAGATGTATTCTTTCATCTTCGGATTCCAACGGCGGACCTGGTGACCAAAATGAACTCCTGCTTCGAGGAGCTCTTTCATCGTTACTGTAGCCAAAACTTTATATCTCCTTGGTTTATGTACTCGGCAAGACGGTGTTTAACCAAAGTGTCTTGTCGATGGATTTTGTTCAGAGTGCAAGCTTTAGCTTGTATCCACTCAATGGAGAAACAAGCTAAAGCTTGCACTCTGAACTCTAATTATCTCTTCGAGAACTGGAATCTCGCACGGGCGCCTTTTTGACCGTATTTTTTACGTTCTTTCTGACGCGGGTCGCGTGTGACGAGGCCTGCTTTCTTCAAAGCGGGACGCAGGTCAGCGTTAAATTCCATCAACGCACGCGTGATGCCGTGGCGAACAGCACCTGCCTGTCCGGCCTGGCCGCCGCCGTCGACGTTTACTAGAATGTCGAACTGCTCTGCCGTCTCCGTCAAACGGAGCGGCTGGCGAATGATCATTCGCAGAGCTTCGTTGGGGAAGTAAGCGTCGAATTCGCGGCGGTTGATGACGATGTTGCCATTGCCCGGACGAAGGTAAACGCGTGCGGTCGAGGTCTTTCTGCGGCCGGTGCCGTAATACTGTATGTCTGCCATATATCAAATTTCGAACGATGAATGATGAATTTCGAATAACGGAATCTTGCGATTCAATATTCGATATTCTTAATTCTATATTTAAAGTTCTCTCGCCTCCGGTTTCTGGGCGATGTGTTTATGTTCTGCGTCGGCGTACACCTTGAGTTTCTTAGCCATTGCCTTGCCGAGCTTTGTTTTCGGTAGCATGCCGCGGACGGCGAGTTCGATGACCTTTTCAGGCTTCTTCTCGAACATCTCCTTGACCGACGTTTCACGCAGACCGCCCGGATAGAGCGTGTGGCGATAATAGATCTTCTGATCGTCCTTGGCACCCGTAAATACGGCGTGACGGGCGTTGATGACCACACAGTGATCGCCCATATCAAGGAACGGCGTCCAGGCCGGATTATTCTTGCCCGAAAGGATGCGGGCGACCTCGGTCGCGAGGCGGCCGACAGTCTTGCCCTTGGCATCAACCACGAGCCATTTACGATTTTCTGCTAAACCTTTTCCGCTAGGAAAATAAGTAGTACTCATATTCACACACACTGATACAAATCTCCGCAAAAATGCGAACGCATAGAATATCGAAATGCGTCGGCGAGGTCAAGCCCAAACGGCAAGATATCGCGCTATACGGCCTGATCCGTAAGCAACACGATGGCGAACACGGCGACGGTGAAATATTACTGCTAACCGGCGTTGATAACAGGAACGAATCACTTTGCAGCCGCATTTGGTGCTAGTGCGACCGGATAAACCATTGCAAACACGAGGCTTAACTGCGAATGACCGCTCAAAACATACAAAAATGCACTTTGGCGACACTCCCGGAGGCTCTGGCGACACCCAAAAACTGCCCTGGTTCCACTCAAAACCGCCCTGGCGACAATCTACATCTTGGACCGCCGGACCCTTTTCTTCGCCGACCTCGACATTATCAAATTCTCCGAATTCGTCGGCCTGGTCATCGCAGCGTGGCCGCTACCGGTTTCGACACAGTCGAATAAGCTAGGAAGAGCGGGCGGCAGTAAGAAGTATGCCGGCGATGGTCTTGGCATCCTCGATGCGTCCGTCGTGAACCATTTGTATGGCGTCGACGAGAGTGAAGCGGACCATCTCGACGATCTCGTCGTCGTCGAGGGTTTGGACAGACTCCGTTAGCTCGGTAGCGAGGAAAACATACATTTTCTCAGTCAGGAAGCCGG from Acidobacteriota bacterium includes the following:
- the tsf gene encoding translation elongation factor Ts, whose protein sequence is MAEVTASAVKSLREKSGAGMVDCKNALVEANGDENAAMDILRKKGMAQAGKKAGRVTAEGAVGSYIHMGGKVGVLVEINCESDFVSRGDEFQQLVKDVAMHIAATDPRYTNRDEVPAADLDKEREILMEQLKNDPKNASKPEDVLNKIIEGRLNKFYEDNVLVDQAFVKDPSKTVGELVAEKIGSIKENISIRRFSRFKMGEGIEKKADDFAAEVASMVG
- the rpsB gene encoding 30S ribosomal protein S2 translates to MATVTMKELLEAGVHFGHQVRRWNPKMKEYIFGERNGIYIIDLQKTQKLFRDALNHVTESLTERPNQKVLFVGTKRQAQDAIKEEAERCGQFYINNRWLGGLLTNYETVKKSINKLKEIETMREDGRFEMLTKKERLQLDREHEKLMKNLAGIKDMNGMPDMMFVIDVRKEDIAIKEANRLNIPIVAVVDTNCSPEGIDLVIPGNDDALRAIRLFASRIADAIIEGRQVGTEGRTAEIEAEEGGEEANAPIVESTISIPKQFLSEDDVAEIESVDIPEEVDEDDEVEVVAETETVETTEVEAAAVEPVDAEAPAVETAAAEAPAEASGLVEEPAAEVPAAEETAAATTEESTEATAS
- the rplM gene encoding 50S ribosomal protein L13, whose product is MSTTYFPSGKGLAENRKWLVVDAKGKTVGRLATEVARILSGKNNPAWTPFLDMGDHCVVINARHAVFTGAKDDQKIYYRHTLYPGGLRETSVKEMFEKKPEKVIELAVRGMLPKTKLGKAMAKKLKVYADAEHKHIAQKPEAREL
- the rpsI gene encoding 30S ribosomal protein S9, giving the protein MADIQYYGTGRRKTSTARVYLRPGNGNIVINRREFDAYFPNEALRMIIRQPLRLTETAEQFDILVNVDGGGQAGQAGAVRHGITRALMEFNADLRPALKKAGLVTRDPRQKERKKYGQKGARARFQFSKR
- a CDS encoding UMP kinase, encoding MEPAYKRILLKLSGEALVGSQNNGIDTKVAAAVAKEVKAVHDLGVEIAIVIGGGNIFRGVSESAGNMDRAAADYIGMLATVMNAVVLQDSLEQLDVYTRVMSAIDIPQLAEPFIRRRAVRHLEKKRVVIFAAGTGNPYFTTDSAAALRALEIESEVILKGTKVDGIYSADPMKDPTATKFDKISYQEVLEKQLKVMDASAISLCMDNNLPIMVFNMQRSENIIKAVCGDLSIGTLVSN